cactggcctaCCTCGGAGTCTACCAGCCCGCTGTATGGCCTGGTTGACAGACTTCAGGCATGCTAGTAGTGCATTGTGGTTGTTAGAGCGAATCTTATACTCATTGATAAGATCTCTGTTTAGATCATACAGCTCCCTGTAACGCTTCTTCATAGTTGTCCTACAGGaggcagaagaaaaaagagagaagacatgGAAAAAAGGAAGGTTAACAACTGTGAGTATCATCCATGTGTCGCCTTTCTTTCTCATTCAAGGGTTATGAATgagccatccatccattatctatgccgcttatccttaagggttgcgGGGGGCTGCGGCCAATCCCAGCTGAGACTGGGCGAGAAGTggagtacaccctggacagatcaccaggGCTGCTATGAATGGGATCCATTTAGAATATTATCACTGAATTAAGTTGTACTTTATGAATGTTGTGGTAACTCACATGTCTCCCATAAGGCGAGCATCCTCTGCTTGCACCAGCATGTTCCTGATGTAGTTGGAATGGTCAGCCATAGCTGCAGTTAACTTCTGATGGACGGAGTGGAACTCATCCACCTGGCATACAGATGTTTAAGACCCAATATTATTACACCACAGAAgcaacaagcaaaaaaaaacctcatgGCTGCAAAGTATTCATAATAAGGACTAAACAAACTTCAGTGAGTGTAGTGCGTAGTTCCTCAAAGTATCCAGGGAAGTCTGCTTCTGCTGACAGGTCTTCTATTGCCAGGAAGGAGGCAAGTGATTGGACCAGATCTCCTGCCAGGTCAATGTCATCAGTTCTCAGAGTGATCTGTTTGGACAAATTAGGAATTAATTATGTAATTGAGTTTTAATTTTAGTTGACTTAACAGCCATGAATTATTTTAACTTTGTATAAGCACATGTACACTGATCAGCAAAGTGCAAGTATTAGACAAGTTAATGTAAGACAAGTTTAGTACTGTGTATGGTATAATTTGATTCTTTCCTATACAGCATTATAATTATAATTGATTACTCTCTGtactctctttctgttcagactggaataaaatatgaaaattaaaatgcttATATGAACACCAGTTTTTAATGTAGACTGTTGGTTTATACAACCAGTCCCACTGAAATCACTGGTATTCCCACACACTTTAAATcactgtgattttgtgtgtaCACGTTCAGCCATAAAGCTCAAGTACATTGATTCTCTTTTTTATGTAAAGTTAAAGCTTGTTGTGGTTAGTGTTAGAAAAGCTAACAACAATACACAACCTAGCTAAACACAtgacattgttgtgtttgtgcgtaCCTGTCCATTGCTGGCCATACTGATGGACAATAGTCCCCCTCCTCGTAGTGAATTAAAGGTAACATCAGGACTCTCTACTCCCTCTGGAAGCAGGAAGTTCTGATTCAGCCACATCACCAcctacattcacacacacacacagaaacatacatgtTAACAATTACATACATAAATCCAGAAAAATCAGACTACATTTAAATTAACAAACATCTCAGCAGGTTATTGCCTTCAAGACAGCATGGCACTGATCAGAATCACTCCTTCTAGTGTTCTGTGTCTCCCAGAGAGACAATGAGACAGCCTACCCGCTGTGGTCGGTCATTGATGTTGAAGGTGACCCTTCCAGTTGGCGGAGCAGCTGAGGAGTCAAAATTGATGTCATACATGGAGAAACGAGGAAGCTGACGAGTGATTTCAAACACATGGAACTGTGTGCTGGAGAGGACAAAAAAGAtggggagaaaaataaaattactataaaaatataattataataattataatttataatggtgtgttcacacattcagataCAGTAGTTGCCCGTATCTGGCTTCTCATGAATTTGTAGTTCTGGGGGTGTTTTGTGTTGAGCATGTAATTTACATCCCACAACTGGACAGTTGTTTTCTGGTGTATCTGCCTccatcagacacacaaacaatgctTGTGCTTTGCTACCACACattgttcttcttttttgttccaGTAACACATTGTACAGAATTGGGAAGCTAAAGACTGCAGCAATCAGCTTTCCCTCCATTTTATTCATGGTTAAAAAAGTGCCTTCACCAACTCTGTTATTCCTTTTCCACTGGAATCAAAATTAACGCAATTGGCTCTCATCTGGCTGTCGCTTACACTGCATCACAGGATATTTGTATAAAGCTGAACCTTTCATAACTTTCCCTTGTAGTGTATCTGGGCACTTTTTGAGTATGCACAGGGCTGCAAAGCCAGGGCTTAATCACAATGAACAGAAGCTTTTTGAATCTGCATGTGTGACCTACCTGGAAGGCACCACAAATTCATGAAATTACCTAAAATTGTATAACAGCAACCACACAAGTCCTACCTAGTTTTCCCTCCAACAAAGGCCTTAATGTGTAGATCCACTGGTATATCTTTTGGCGGGACAATGGGTACTCGGACACAGCCTGACAGGTTCTGGGCACTGGGGTGGACAACATGGCTCTCACCCTCAAATATTCCCTCTGCGAAGATGAGCACTGCGCGGATAATTGTTTCTgtagaggatgaggaggagattCAGGGATTATTAGTATTTACTTTACTTCCTTGATGTGTTTACAATGATCAGCTCAAATGCTAAAAAAACTACCATTCGGTGTTGAAATGCTGAGCTCTACATGAGCCTTCTGGGCCTCTGTAGCAGGTCTCACTGACAGTGCAGTCTGAAGCTGAGTGTTGGCTGGTATTACACCCATCCCACTGTTTGTCTCTGACACACCCTGAAACAATATGACAGTTTGTGTGGATGTTAGCATAAACAATAATATACAAACTAATATCAAGTGTGAATCCTGTGATGGTCTATATAAAGTCTGTtgtcactgaaacaaacagatatggcaaaaaagagatgatgaataaaatcaaaaaggGTATAAAACATTCAGACTTCTCAGAAAGGAAATGGCTGGATGGATGAAAAATGGAGAACATACtatgtacatatacataaatatgTGTACCTTGGCATTCTCTTCATAGTTTCGTAGCTCAAGCAGCAGATTCTGTCTGCGTTGGCTGAGCTCTCTAATAAGGTCCTGCTCAGCACTGGAGTCCATGAGATTCCCTTTTAGATCCTTGCTGGCTGGCAAGTAACCACGAACTACAGGATACACACATTGACAATAATGGTAACCTAGATATTAGATATTATTAGGGGTAGTTGAGGgattcatgttttcagtttgggttAACTGGCCCTTAAAAAAGGTTTGTgagcacacacatataaaccTTCATCTTCATGACAGTTGCTTAACACTTGACCAGTGATATGTTAGTAGTAACATTAATAGATATAGGTATATACAGTAAAGGTCTTATATATAACAACCACAGAGACATACCCTAAGAATGCATTTGTCCCAGAATGTATGTGATGGCCCATATTCCAATCAGTTCCAACATGTCCTCTCACACAACATACCCTCTCCTTCTATGGAGGTGCAGATGAGTTGTTTCTGTCCATCCAACCTGTAGTCTCCCTCCACCACTCctgccacagaggaggagaggttaTCTTTGAAAATGACCTCGCCTGTGCGGTCGCTACGAGCATCAATCTGGAACAAAATAGGAATGTGATCACAAATTAATGCCAGGTAGCAAGACTGTAAAAATGAATCACCTCTCGTGCCCAGCAaatgcaatgaaatgaaaagtcacATTCCTGAAGTGTGAGAGGTCTTTTCTAGACACCAGACCTGCTAAGTTTTGTGCTGACCTTTCCATTGGACCATCCAGTGATTAGCTCTACAACCCCATCAGCATTCAGGTCAAAGGCATGGATACTCATTGCATGATTCTTAGACTGGGAAGAAGTggggagagaaaacacatcattaaaTAGGAAATGGAAGgattatttattcaaaatatgGGCAAATCCTTTAAGAGTGAGGAGTTAATCCATTATAACCATGCTCATGAGGGCTAAAATGGTAAAAGAAGTCAGATACCAGATAGTCTGTATGATAAAAATATAGAAGACAGGgacacaaacataaagcaaaTAGACCTAAGGCTGTCAGTGTGAAAAGCTGACAGAAATGTTACACACATAGTATCTGTAACCCACCAGATGTCAGATTTTAGTTGAATTTACTGGTGTTTATCCTTAAAAAGGTTGGCCCATCTTGTCCCAAAACACATTATCATTGTGGTACCTTGATCCTCCAGTAGCGAGCGGTGCGGTCATAGACTCCAACAGTACCATTAGCCAGGGCATAGCCAAACCTGCTGCCATGCATATGGCACAGTGATGTTACTGTCTGTATGAAGAAGGACAGAAGGAACACTTGTCATGTCAAAAAGGGTTGCTCTACTCCGGTGCAGCATAAAAGAAAGTCTACAACATATCAGGACTACCAGTGCAATGATCATagcaattattttttattactgctgCCTGTACAAAACACAAGTCAGTGTActttacaaaaaatataaatagtcATAGTCAGagcaaattcattttcttttcattcaacAAGAGCAAGAGCAATATGTTGCATCCATTTACCTCATTTTCAGTCATCTCAGACACAAGCTCATCCTCTTTGAACACCCTGATGTCAAAGTCCTCAGATCCTACCAGGAGCTATAAACACAATGCACATTCGGATGACGTGTTTTCAATCAACAGATTACCATATTAATATGAAAGAATCTTTAATTCAACACATATCTACTGTTTTTTGACAGAATTGTGAACAGTGAGCTACAGAAAACAGTGGACTGCATGTGTCTCAAACTGCCAGCCAGTCAGGACTCACCTCATTTTTCCCATCCCCAGTGAAGTCACAGAGCACTAGAGATCTGACATTATCTCCAGTTACCTGAGAACAAGACACTTCATGATTACGACTCACAGAAATGTTGATGACAGGGTTTAAAAGCAATTgcagaatatttattttatatactaatgtaaaataaatattcaaatatgCAATTTTATTAGGCAAATGTAACTCATTTGAATAATCATACTTTAATTATAATTTAAGCAGTGCATAAAGTTGGTTTTGGTGCAGAATTGTGTTCTACCCAAACTATGTCTGAATCTGAGTTTGACTAGAGCTACTCAATGAAATTTGTATGTAAGACAAACTGAAGTAGTCTGACTTGTGTGTTGTCTTAGTTCTTACTGTCCAAAAGTGGTCGTTGCCCTCATAGTCAAAGCCTTGCAAGGCACAATTCCCTCCAATGATGGCAAGAGGAGAAGCAATGTCCCCAAGTTTCCCCAACACTATAGCATTGGCCCCATCCGTCACCTACATCCACACACAGCAGGAATGGAAACAAGGTGTTTAAAGGAAAGCCAGGCTCATACACTGTGTGAAAAGCATTGCATCTTAGATCATTTTCCATTTACTCTCCTATTTTTAATTACACACTGTCATTCTAAAGTAAGCCCTCCCCCTTTTCTTCCCAACTCCACTCACCTCTCTGTAGAATATATCAGTATTGTCATGGACATCATAGGCCAGCAGGTTGGTTTGGGACCCTACTAACAATGTGTCTCCAGTGGTGTCTGATCCCAACTTTCCTGCTGTCAGACAAGTGACTGCCTGGTTGATGTTGAGCAGGGAGATGTCAGAATCCTGGGTGCTCTGGCTCAATCTGTGGGCCACAGGTCTCTGACCACGAGCATGAGGGTTGTGGATAAAAACctttaaagagaaagagaagtgattgtatgaaatgaaaacatatctTATGTTAAAACATATCATACATAACAAGTATGAAGTATAGCAGGTatggtattttatttattttgtttcaatTATCATGTACTCAGACAACATGGTATGCTATCTACTGTTTGGACATTGTCGAAGTCACCAAAGTTATGCTGGATCAGTGACAATGTTCATTTCACTCACCTTTCCAGCCTGAGTGGCTGCAGTAAGACATGGGTGGACTCCGTCAAATTTCCCAATAGTCACCATTCGAGGGTTAATCTTGTGGTTCAGCTTCAGAGTGAATATTGGGACCAACATGGTGCCTAATAGATATCTCTAATCAGGCAAAAACCAAAAAGagaccagcagacagacaacGACAGATAATACGAGGGAATTCATTATATCACATAGTAATTTAAAGACTGGCAAAACAAGCGCATTAGCAAACACGGTAGCCTGCATACAACCAAGTGACAATGCGTGATTTTGCTACACTAATGTAATTACAGGCTTTACCTCAGACATCCAGTGGTGAGTTCTGTTGCCTAGCAACAAAGGGTAGCAAGCTACAGCTTTTCTGGCTAATCCTCCCTGTCGTTTGCTGAACAAGAATGCCAATTATACAGCAAAAATACATCAATCACACATGACTCTTTAACATATCGTAAGCCCTGTATCAGTACCAAGTACGGTATCAATCATTCTAAGGAAATAAGGTCGCCTATATCTGATATCACTGTCTTGCAAGCCTAGCTTAACTCGAAAACGTTAACGTCGCTGGCTTCAGGAATACCGGTAACATCTTTAAGTACTGACGAgactaaaaaaactaaatcacagTTTTTGTCAGAAACCATACCAATTTATGCGAACAATCTCACCTGCCCCCACCTCCGCTGTAACTGTTAGATATTTGTTCAACAGAGCTGCCCAGCTAATGAGCTAGCTGTAGGAGGTCACAGTAGAGTCCCTGCTAACAACCttttcctgtctgctgttttcaaaataaaagattcTGCTTAACTTTGTCTGAGGAGTGAAAGTATAAACATTACATAAGAAaccttttatttaatgttttatttaatttatcaaagaaagaaatggaatTACAGAAactacacagaaaaagaaaagaacttCGGCGGATGTTAAACATCCGAAATTGACTGGCTAGCGAACATTTAACACAGGTGTGTCACACCCATTAGTTTCTCACGGTACAATAACTCTAGCTTTGTaagttaaaaaatgtttcacGCATAATTACCACTTCAGCtaagagaaaagaaacttttattattatttctttagcAAAAAGAAGCAAGAAAATTTAAAAGGGGAAAACATTCATTGTTTACGAACTTTAATTTGTAATCAGTgttattaaattacatttgagTCCTTGGTCAATGGATtgaacattatttttaattatttacaaaTTGTTGCATGAACTTTCCATGTCTAACGTCTTCTGAAGTCAGAACACTTACATGAAGGCAGGTAAGCACAGAAGGAAAAACTCACCTGTCTCTTAGCATCCTCAGATTAGTCAtattcttttctcctctctctgggtTTTTCTCATGCTCCTCAAGTTTTCCCTCTGTATTCATTTACATTATCAGTGATGAACACATTATGAAGTTTAAACTTATGGACTACACCTATTGTCTTTTCCATTTGCCTTAGAAATGAACATTTGAAATAGCTACTGTTTCTGCAGGGCTCATTTCAGGATTTGAACCCAGGACAGCTCATACCCTAAGCAAGAACCATACCCCTGCACCAACAAGCCAGTTGTTGGCATGTGTTACATCTGCATCTCTCTGTACAGTCAAGGTCTGTCATTAAATCCTTCAAATTGATAATGTGACATCCATTTAAACAGCCCCAACCCCCCCCCGCATGATTCACTGTCATGTAGCTGTAGTGGCAAGATTACTCGACAACATAGTGTTTCCTCATGTCATGCCAGGACTGGATGAAATTCCTAATAACTAACTGAACACTTAACTAAATgtattaatatttgtttttaacataGTGCCAGTGCTCTCCAGGTAGTGAAGTTTTCCTATTTGTTTGTGCacttctttcacctgcatatATTCACCTGTATGCACACTACATTATGATGTAGGTTTTGTACTAATTGAAGTTCTTATGTTGAAGtcttgtggggttttttttttcctttttgccaTAGAAATTAAACTGTACAACTatttctcagctgtgtgtgaccCCCAGAGGTTAAAAGtagggctcgtccgggatttgaacccgggacctctcgcaccctaagcgagaatcatacccctagaccaacgagccaaGACATACAGCTGTTCACATCTGTATTTCTTTGGAGCTGAGACCTGTGACTGGACTCCTAAGCTTGGTGATGTGGCAACTTGGGACTCTATATTTCATCCAATCCAGCAGCACCCTCTGGTGGTCTCATTTGATATGCTTGTCTTCAATTCAAAAGGAGTTGTCTTgcacaacaaaaagacaaatagCTCTGattcacagtgtttttatatcCTTCAACAGGGAGAACATTTCTGTGTACCTTGCCAGAGCTTGTGAAATAGTGTCTGAACAAACAGAACTGATTCCCAGCTTCACTGGCTGTGTCACAAGtatttggcaaaaaaaatgGAGACAGGCATAAAGGAGTATGCACCATCCAGCTTTGGTTACCTCCTCAACTGCAGAAGTATGCAGATGGCCCTTGAGGTTTTCTATcatatgtgtgtgctttttgaTGCAGATGCAGAGGAGTGCAGTCATTTGGTAAAACAGAGCAATACATACCTCAACAAATGTGTTCTGCAAACCCAGGACAAGATGCTGGAAGAAAGTGGGCATGTAATGGGAGGGGAGGAAGGCACCAGTGAGAAAACTGCAGTATTCTAACAGTATTGTTGATAAGTCACCTTTCACACATGCTTTTCAAGTCAGATGGGACCAAGCAGAGTGTGACATTCTGTCAGATGATGCAGTtagcaaaataaataagtgaataaACTTTGCCATTGTCATTTTGCTTTATCTCATGCCATGGAAAATGTGCAACCTGTGAAACAAGAGATATAAAGAAGAGACAAAACTAGGAATGCTAACTGCCATGCTGAGCTCTGGTTTGGCCAAACACTCCATTCTGTTGAAGAAACAATACCTGAGACCAGCAGAGCTCATATCCAAAATGTTTGCCACCATATAAGGAAGATATGGTGAGCACAGTGGGCAACACAATCTGCCAGTGCAGACTCTggttaaaaatattcaaaccttCGGTTCAAGCAGGCCAGATGATGACCACAAAGAACACTGGAACAAGTGAGACAGCCCTACTTGTCACTCCAAGTCCAGTTCAAAGTACTTCAGTCCACCAAGAAAACTACCAAATGAGAAAAGCCCAAATGCCACAAAATTCAAGAGAAGAAAAGTGGATCAGGAGCAACAAGATAAAGATGCACAGGTAAAAAATGTGGTGACCTTACCACCTCAAAAGTGATAAGTGATATAATAACTATAACCACAAAGTAACATGTAAGAGAAAGCAGAAAGTAAGTA
Above is a window of Lates calcarifer isolate ASB-BC8 linkage group LG10, TLL_Latcal_v3, whole genome shotgun sequence DNA encoding:
- the bbs2 gene encoding Bardet-Biedl syndrome 2 protein homolog isoform X2 — its product is MLVPIFTLKLNHKINPRMVTIGKFDGVHPCLTAATQAGKVFIHNPHARGQRPVAHRLSQSTQDSDISLLNINQAVTCLTAGKLGSDTTGDTLLVGSQTNLLAYDVHDNTDIFYREVTDGANAIVLGKLGDIASPLAIIGGNCALQGFDYEGNDHFWTVTGDNVRSLVLCDFTGDGKNELLVGSEDFDIRVFKEDELVSEMTENETVTSLCHMHGSRFGYALANGTVGVYDRTARYWRIKSKNHAMSIHAFDLNADGVVELITGWSNGKIDARSDRTGEVIFKDNLSSSVAGVVEGDYRLDGQKQLICTSIEGEVRGYLPASKDLKGNLMDSSAEQDLIRELSQRRQNLLLELRNYEENAKGVSETNSGMGVIPANTQLQTALSVRPATEAQKAHVELSISTPNETIIRAVLIFAEGIFEGESHVVHPSAQNLSGCVRVPIVPPKDIPVDLHIKAFVGGKTSTQFHVFEITRQLPRFSMYDINFDSSAAPPTGRVTFNINDRPQRVVMWLNQNFLLPEGVESPDVTFNSLRGGGLLSISMASNGQITLRTDDIDLAGDLVQSLASFLAIEDLSAEADFPGYFEELRTTLTEVDEFHSVHQKLTAAMADHSNYIRNMLVQAEDARLMGDMTTMKKRYRELYDLNRDLINEYKIRSNNHNALLACLKSVNQAIQRAGRLRVGKPKNQVISACRDAIKSNNVNSLFRIMKAGTASS
- the bbs2 gene encoding Bardet-Biedl syndrome 2 protein homolog isoform X1, with the protein product MSERYLLGTMLVPIFTLKLNHKINPRMVTIGKFDGVHPCLTAATQAGKVFIHNPHARGQRPVAHRLSQSTQDSDISLLNINQAVTCLTAGKLGSDTTGDTLLVGSQTNLLAYDVHDNTDIFYREVTDGANAIVLGKLGDIASPLAIIGGNCALQGFDYEGNDHFWTVTGDNVRSLVLCDFTGDGKNELLVGSEDFDIRVFKEDELVSEMTENETVTSLCHMHGSRFGYALANGTVGVYDRTARYWRIKSKNHAMSIHAFDLNADGVVELITGWSNGKIDARSDRTGEVIFKDNLSSSVAGVVEGDYRLDGQKQLICTSIEGEVRGYLPASKDLKGNLMDSSAEQDLIRELSQRRQNLLLELRNYEENAKGVSETNSGMGVIPANTQLQTALSVRPATEAQKAHVELSISTPNETIIRAVLIFAEGIFEGESHVVHPSAQNLSGCVRVPIVPPKDIPVDLHIKAFVGGKTSTQFHVFEITRQLPRFSMYDINFDSSAAPPTGRVTFNINDRPQRVVMWLNQNFLLPEGVESPDVTFNSLRGGGLLSISMASNGQITLRTDDIDLAGDLVQSLASFLAIEDLSAEADFPGYFEELRTTLTEVDEFHSVHQKLTAAMADHSNYIRNMLVQAEDARLMGDMTTMKKRYRELYDLNRDLINEYKIRSNNHNALLACLKSVNQAIQRAGRLRVGKPKNQVISACRDAIKSNNVNSLFRIMKAGTASS